In one Photobacterium swingsii genomic region, the following are encoded:
- a CDS encoding winged helix-turn-helix domain-containing protein produces the protein MLDKEPEIYNYQVGAEFVYVCSTRTLSTSKQEVSLNRAEREVLHCLITNAHRVVSFDELLLAGWPHKTVSRTSLFQTIRNLRIKLRETEKGEFIALISSVGYQIEATKAAINTTEPNVGSPDPLPSNNKIKRLLGSFLSLTLLIAMLVVYSTWNNKSEANYFYHVSHNKDNSSIVYLTKSQDKLDFIESNSNAYITPMALGQRLFFITKMDDSYSIAYCDKNDIGLCIPSTAKAISFSHTDINLFWQELAKKRTASDLSVPLLYDEKNIQNAAKSYNLYIDNGKFIPNLNQYYFQKTSPLNWRYTAVYYRKFNNKGRFTPLAFNGGDVTLSATDKAPFIAKAVAHSTCTHTFLTNNEIEELSDGPAGQLEKRINNDYNNDSNALAYILFRQNGLILWYTELDGFFWFNKDQIMESEVASLAEFEGCKDYLALGVCRYAHVNTQDQSSNG, from the coding sequence ATGCTTGATAAAGAACCAGAAATTTATAATTACCAAGTAGGTGCTGAGTTTGTTTATGTTTGCTCAACACGCACTCTCTCTACATCAAAGCAAGAAGTAAGCCTAAATCGCGCTGAGCGAGAAGTTTTACATTGCTTAATCACAAATGCTCACAGAGTGGTGTCTTTCGATGAATTGCTACTTGCAGGGTGGCCACATAAAACTGTGTCGCGCACCTCGCTATTTCAGACGATTCGCAACCTGCGTATAAAATTAAGAGAAACAGAAAAAGGCGAATTCATTGCGCTTATATCTAGCGTGGGCTATCAGATCGAAGCAACTAAAGCTGCTATAAATACCACAGAGCCCAATGTAGGCTCCCCAGATCCGCTCCCTTCAAATAACAAAATAAAACGATTGCTGGGTAGCTTTCTGAGCTTAACCTTACTGATCGCTATGCTTGTTGTATATTCAACGTGGAATAATAAATCTGAAGCCAATTATTTTTATCATGTCAGCCATAACAAAGATAACAGCAGTATTGTTTATCTCACAAAGTCGCAAGATAAATTGGATTTCATAGAGAGCAATAGCAATGCATACATAACACCAATGGCATTGGGGCAGCGTTTATTCTTTATCACGAAAATGGATGATAGCTACTCTATTGCTTACTGTGACAAAAATGATATTGGCCTGTGTATTCCATCAACAGCAAAAGCGATATCTTTTAGTCACACTGACATCAATTTATTTTGGCAAGAATTAGCAAAAAAAAGAACGGCATCGGACTTAAGCGTGCCACTGCTCTATGATGAGAAGAATATCCAAAATGCCGCTAAGTCGTACAACTTGTATATCGATAATGGGAAATTCATCCCAAACCTCAATCAGTATTACTTTCAAAAAACTAGCCCTCTGAATTGGCGTTATACTGCTGTATATTATCGAAAATTCAACAATAAAGGTCGATTCACCCCGCTCGCATTTAATGGCGGCGACGTTACTTTATCAGCAACAGATAAAGCGCCTTTTATTGCAAAAGCCGTTGCCCATTCAACCTGCACACATACTTTTTTAACTAATAATGAAATCGAAGAGTTAAGTGATGGCCCAGCTGGACAATTAGAAAAACGTATAAATAATGACTACAACAATGATTCAAACGCACTGGCTTATATATTGTTTCGCCAGAATGGACTTATCTTGTGGTATACCGAATTGGATGGTTTCTTCTGGTTCAATAAAGACCAAATAATGGAGTCCGAAGTTGCGTCTTTAGCCGAGTTTGAAGGCTGTAAAGATTACTTAGCACTTGGAGTATGTCGATATGCGCACGTCAATACTCAAGACCAATCAAGTAATGGCTAA
- a CDS encoding autotransporter outer membrane beta-barrel domain-containing protein: MNFHSVYLRVPLAWCCTLYTMGVAAEDDTSMTESVYKAISLGLKGAVADFRHDEYQPSAQHSTSSLYSRSGNINNSLLPSDTSSLFPSTYQSTNLSKAVLYSDGGYGRKEQSRLGAYVRIDQDVRPNQSSTNVQFEDGYTVTLGGDYLLNEHYLFGVALGLPYYQGDANQNDVEIDALVASGYFSYFHDDWYIDFSASYAVVDTDIERRVSSLDNSVFSQQEKADSDVWVFSLGAGYLISHQYWDIALESSLQHILSDTDRYTERPSRGNSNYLLSTVEDVNALGSSMLILGASFTYPFRTSVGLFQPYVRGYVHYDFDNGGQKIISQLQTEQYGSSLPIVVKSDDKVFGRVHVGMAGRFNEDWYGYVEASSLVGLDELDAQRFTLGIRFQLK, translated from the coding sequence ATGAACTTTCACAGTGTATACCTGCGTGTACCATTAGCATGGTGTTGTACCCTGTACACAATGGGGGTCGCCGCAGAGGATGATACGAGTATGACTGAAAGTGTCTATAAGGCAATTTCGTTAGGGTTAAAAGGTGCGGTTGCAGACTTTCGGCATGATGAATATCAACCGAGTGCCCAACACTCAACATCTTCGCTCTACAGTCGATCAGGTAACATTAATAATTCACTTTTACCTAGCGATACGTCCTCTCTATTTCCATCGACTTATCAATCGACAAACTTATCAAAAGCTGTGTTGTACAGTGATGGTGGCTATGGGCGTAAAGAACAGTCTCGACTTGGTGCCTATGTGCGCATTGATCAAGATGTCCGCCCCAATCAGTCCTCCACCAATGTGCAATTCGAAGACGGTTACACGGTGACATTAGGAGGGGACTATCTACTGAATGAGCATTATTTATTTGGTGTTGCGCTAGGATTGCCATACTACCAAGGGGATGCGAATCAGAATGATGTTGAAATTGATGCATTAGTTGCATCAGGCTATTTCAGTTACTTTCATGACGACTGGTATATTGATTTTAGTGCAAGTTATGCCGTGGTTGATACGGATATCGAACGTCGAGTATCTAGCTTAGATAACAGTGTTTTTTCTCAACAAGAAAAAGCAGATTCAGATGTCTGGGTGTTTTCATTAGGCGCGGGTTATTTAATTAGCCACCAGTATTGGGATATTGCACTTGAAAGTTCACTGCAACATATACTCTCTGATACCGACCGTTACACTGAACGCCCTTCGCGTGGCAATTCGAATTATCTGCTATCGACGGTTGAAGACGTGAATGCGTTGGGTTCAAGTATGCTGATTTTAGGTGCGAGTTTTACTTATCCTTTCCGCACCAGTGTCGGATTATTCCAGCCTTATGTACGTGGCTATGTACATTATGATTTTGATAATGGTGGACAAAAAATCATTAGCCAACTGCAAACAGAGCAGTATGGGTCATCGTTACCTATAGTGGTTAAGTCAGACGATAAGGTTTTTGGCCGCGTACATGTAGGAATGGCTGGTCGATTTAACGAAGATTGGTATGGATATGTAGAAGCCAGTTCATTGGTTGGTTTAGATGAACTGGATGCACAGCGCTTCACGCTTGGTATCCGCTTTCAACTTAAATAG
- a CDS encoding HD-GYP domain-containing protein has product MNKEQQLTARTALHYTLAAGLFSLYGERVCPFLDSLSGWQTGFYAFVTFSAMFLFRSHWLKDDDSLRCVTKNMIIFSAGAIGLSLWYRIFHDFPVESGLKVLFGIASLGVLISLDLSLYGQIIHYPKQIDVAQLASIRSYRHSLAFKMAATVIFVVALLTVVLSLLMFKDVHWLVENIAITGPHAAIISIVKEFVYVAMVLVGYTISIMYQWLKLLRLLLVSQQQVLQQAAQGNLSVRVPVVLHGEMGEIAHYTNQMLIRLEQSYNEINLTRDVAIVGLSALAESRDNETGAHILRTQEYVRALANKLKHHDNFRDYLTQERIELLYKSAPLHDIGKVGIPDAILLKPGKLTDNEFEIMKTHAAIGAEALATAEKQIGSSSFLTLAREIALTHHEKWDGSGYPSGLSADDIPLSGRLMALADVYDALISERVYKPAFSHEKARNIILQGKGTHFDPLVVEAFIACESEFILIAQNYQDRMLIAA; this is encoded by the coding sequence ATGAATAAAGAACAGCAGCTTACAGCACGGACAGCGCTCCACTACACACTTGCAGCAGGTCTTTTTAGCTTATACGGTGAACGAGTGTGCCCATTCCTTGACTCCCTTTCAGGTTGGCAAACAGGCTTTTACGCATTTGTAACATTTAGTGCCATGTTTTTATTTCGCTCACATTGGCTAAAGGATGATGACAGCCTACGTTGCGTGACTAAAAATATGATCATTTTTTCTGCTGGTGCCATAGGTCTATCGCTGTGGTACCGCATTTTCCATGACTTTCCTGTCGAAAGTGGCTTAAAAGTGCTCTTTGGTATCGCAAGCCTTGGCGTATTGATCAGCTTAGATCTTTCTCTTTACGGGCAAATCATCCACTATCCGAAACAAATTGATGTTGCGCAGTTGGCTAGCATTCGCAGCTATCGCCACTCACTCGCCTTCAAAATGGCCGCAACCGTTATATTTGTTGTGGCTTTACTTACAGTGGTACTAAGCCTACTCATGTTTAAAGATGTACATTGGCTTGTTGAAAATATTGCGATTACCGGTCCCCATGCAGCCATTATTAGCATCGTAAAAGAGTTTGTTTATGTAGCCATGGTATTAGTGGGCTACACCATTTCCATCATGTATCAATGGTTAAAACTATTACGTTTACTTTTAGTTAGCCAACAACAGGTATTACAGCAAGCCGCTCAAGGTAACTTATCAGTTCGGGTTCCTGTCGTTCTACATGGCGAAATGGGTGAAATTGCGCACTATACCAACCAAATGTTGATCCGATTAGAGCAGAGTTATAACGAAATCAACCTAACCCGAGACGTTGCTATTGTGGGCCTATCGGCGCTGGCAGAGTCCAGAGATAATGAAACCGGGGCACATATTCTACGCACACAAGAATACGTTCGTGCACTCGCTAACAAGTTAAAGCATCACGATAATTTTCGTGATTATTTAACTCAAGAACGCATTGAACTACTCTATAAATCAGCTCCGCTTCACGATATCGGAAAAGTCGGTATCCCCGATGCTATTTTGCTGAAACCAGGCAAGTTAACAGACAATGAGTTTGAAATAATGAAGACGCATGCCGCAATAGGTGCAGAAGCATTAGCGACAGCTGAAAAGCAAATAGGGAGCTCCAGTTTCTTAACGCTAGCTCGAGAGATAGCCCTTACCCACCATGAAAAGTGGGACGGCAGTGGTTACCCTTCTGGGTTGAGCGCAGATGACATCCCACTTTCTGGCCGTCTGATGGCATTAGCTGATGTTTACGATGCCTTAATTTCAGAGCGCGTGTACAAGCCAGCTTTTAGCCATGAGAAAGCCAGAAACATTATACTGCAAGGGAAAGGAACGCATTTCGATCCACTTGTCGTCGAGGCATTTATAGCTTGTGAAAGTGAATTCATTTTGATCGCGCAAAACTATCAAGATCGTATGCTTATCGCAGCTTAA